A window of Rhododendron vialii isolate Sample 1 chromosome 11a, ASM3025357v1 contains these coding sequences:
- the LOC131308796 gene encoding 12S seed storage globulin 2-like isoform X3, with the protein MCIPQLLFFSFILCAYVGNGETDTEKNAYSPRVADTTVFEGDGGSYHSWSSSNFPLLGESKVGAGILLLHPHGFVLPHYADSKKISYVLQGSCTVGMVSPSASKEKVVVIKEGDAIPIPIGLVSWWFNAGDSDTVIVFIGETSISQISGEMTYSFLTGTVGVLRGFSTEFISKAYNLNPNEANKLVENQTGGVAVKLSEGIQIPQPQNYAENYDEFASTLTTAVEFTSLEQVGLSFKHVKLGGNAVFQPAYVTDLVQVAYVIKGSGRVQFAGANGEKLLDATVKAGELFVVPRFVVAIEIADAQGMEYLSVLTSSKPVIWELSGKTSIWKAFSPVILQASLSVSPEFAHIFLANTVPMPTKIEL; encoded by the exons ATGTGCATACCACAACTTCTATTCTTCTCCTTCATCCTGTGTGCATATGTAGGCAATGG AGAAACGGACACAGAAAAGAACGCTTATTCACCACGGGTGGCAGACACGACGGTTTTTGAGGGAGATGGGGGATCATATCACAGTTGGTCAAGTTCCAATTTCCCATTACTTGGTGAGTCTAAGGTTGGTGCTGGAATTCTTCTTCTGCATCCACATGGCTTTGTTCTGCCCCACTATGCAGATTCCAAGAAGATTAGTTATGTTCTTCAAG ggagttgtacagtTGGAATGGTGTCCCCTAGCGCTTCCAAAGAAAAGGTGGTGGTGATTAAGGAAGGAGATGCGATACCAATACCTATTGGACTAGTCTCGTGGTGGTTCAATGCTGGGGACTCTGATACAGTCATCGTATTCATCGGGGAAACTTCCATATCTCAAATTTCAGGCGAAATGACCTATTCCTTCTTGACCGGGACTGTAGGTGTCTTGAGGGGTTTCTCGACGGAATTCATCTCCAAAGCTTATAACTTGAACCCAAACGAAGCAAACAAGCTGGTGGAGAACCAAACAG GAGGCGTGGCCGTCAAGCTCAGCGAAGGAATTCAAATCCCCCAGCCACAAAATTACGCCGAAAACTATGATGAATTTGCTTCGACTTTAACAACAGCAGTCGAGTTTACATCACTTGAACAAGTCGGACTCAGTTTCAAGCACGTCAAGCTTGGTGGAAATGCAGTGTTCCAGCCTGCCTACGTGACGGATTTGGTTCAAGTGGCTTACGTTATCAAAGGCAGCGGAAGGGTCCAATTTGCCGGTGCCAACGGTGAGAAATTGCTCGACGCGACAGTGAAGGCAGGTGAATTGTTTGTGGTTCCGCGGTTTGTTGTGGCAATAGAAATTGCAGATGCGCAAGGAATGGAGTATTTATCAGTCTTAACATCGTCAAA GCCTGTGATTTGGGAGTTAAGTGGCAAGACATCAATTTGGAAAGCTTTCTCCCCTGTGATTCTGCAAGCTTCTCTGTCTGTCAGTCCAGAGTTTGCCCACATTTTCTTGGCCAACACGGTTCCCATGCCTACGAAGATTGAACTCTAA
- the LOC131308796 gene encoding 12S seed storage globulin 2-like isoform X1 — protein MCISQLLFFSFILSAHVANGETDTNTYSPWNAYSPRVADTTVFEGDGGSYHSWSSSNFPLLGESKVGAGILLLHPHGFVLPHYADSKKISYVLQGSCTVGMVSPSASKEKVVVIKEGDAIPIPIGLVSWWFNAGDSDTVIVFIGETSISQISGEMTYSFLTGTVGVLRGFSTEFISKAYNLNPNEANKLVENQTGGVAVKLSEGIQIPQPQNYAENYDEFASTLTTAVEFTSLEQVGLSFKHVKLGGNAVFQPAYVTDLVQVAYVIKGSGRVQFAGANGEKLLDATVKAGELFVVPRFVVAIEIADAQGMEYLSVLTSSKPVIWELSGKTSIWKAFSPVILQASLSVSPEFAHIFLANTVPMPTKIEL, from the exons ATGTGCATATCACAACTTCTATTCTTCTCCTTCATTCTGAGTGCACATGTAGCCAATGG AGAAACGGACACGAACACGTATTCACCGTGG AACGCTTATTCACCACGGGTGGCAGACACGACGGTTTTTGAGGGAGATGGGGGATCATATCACAGTTGGTCAAGTTCCAATTTCCCATTACTTGGTGAGTCTAAGGTTGGTGCTGGAATTCTTCTTCTGCATCCACATGGCTTTGTTCTGCCCCACTATGCAGATTCCAAGAAGATTAGTTATGTTCTTCAAG ggagttgtacagtTGGAATGGTGTCCCCTAGCGCTTCCAAAGAAAAGGTGGTGGTGATTAAGGAAGGAGATGCGATACCAATACCTATTGGACTAGTCTCGTGGTGGTTCAATGCTGGGGACTCTGATACAGTCATCGTATTCATCGGGGAAACTTCCATATCTCAAATTTCAGGCGAAATGACCTATTCCTTCTTGACCGGGACTGTAGGTGTCTTGAGGGGTTTCTCGACGGAATTCATCTCCAAAGCTTATAACTTGAACCCAAACGAAGCAAACAAGCTGGTGGAGAACCAAACAG GAGGCGTGGCCGTCAAGCTCAGCGAAGGAATTCAAATCCCCCAGCCACAAAATTACGCCGAAAACTATGATGAATTTGCTTCGACTTTAACAACAGCAGTCGAGTTTACATCACTTGAACAAGTCGGACTCAGTTTCAAGCACGTCAAGCTTGGTGGAAATGCAGTGTTCCAGCCTGCCTACGTGACGGATTTGGTTCAAGTGGCTTACGTTATCAAAGGCAGCGGAAGGGTCCAATTTGCCGGTGCCAACGGTGAGAAATTGCTCGACGCGACAGTGAAGGCAGGTGAATTGTTTGTGGTTCCGCGGTTTGTTGTGGCAATAGAAATTGCAGATGCGCAAGGAATGGAGTATTTATCAGTCTTAACATCGTCAAA GCCTGTGATTTGGGAGTTAAGTGGCAAGACATCAATTTGGAAAGCTTTCTCCCCTGTGATTCTGCAAGCTTCTCTGTCTGTCAGTCCAGAGTTTGCCCACATTTTCTTGGCCAACACGGTTCCCATGCCTACGAAGATTGAACTCTAA
- the LOC131308796 gene encoding 12S seed storage globulin 2-like isoform X2 encodes MCISQLLFFSFILSAHVANGETDTEKNAYSPRVADTTVFEGDGGSYHSWSSSNFPLLGESKVGAGILLLHPHGFVLPHYADSKKISYVLQGSCTVGMVSPSASKEKVVVIKEGDAIPIPIGLVSWWFNAGDSDTVIVFIGETSISQISGEMTYSFLTGTVGVLRGFSTEFISKAYNLNPNEANKLVENQTGGVAVKLSEGIQIPQPQNYAENYDEFASTLTTAVEFTSLEQVGLSFKHVKLGGNAVFQPAYVTDLVQVAYVIKGSGRVQFAGANGEKLLDATVKAGELFVVPRFVVAIEIADAQGMEYLSVLTSSKPVIWELSGKTSIWKAFSPVILQASLSVSPEFAHIFLANTVPMPTKIEL; translated from the exons ATGTGCATATCACAACTTCTATTCTTCTCCTTCATTCTGAGTGCACATGTAGCCAATGG AGAAACGGACACAGAAAAGAACGCTTATTCACCACGGGTGGCAGACACGACGGTTTTTGAGGGAGATGGGGGATCATATCACAGTTGGTCAAGTTCCAATTTCCCATTACTTGGTGAGTCTAAGGTTGGTGCTGGAATTCTTCTTCTGCATCCACATGGCTTTGTTCTGCCCCACTATGCAGATTCCAAGAAGATTAGTTATGTTCTTCAAG ggagttgtacagtTGGAATGGTGTCCCCTAGCGCTTCCAAAGAAAAGGTGGTGGTGATTAAGGAAGGAGATGCGATACCAATACCTATTGGACTAGTCTCGTGGTGGTTCAATGCTGGGGACTCTGATACAGTCATCGTATTCATCGGGGAAACTTCCATATCTCAAATTTCAGGCGAAATGACCTATTCCTTCTTGACCGGGACTGTAGGTGTCTTGAGGGGTTTCTCGACGGAATTCATCTCCAAAGCTTATAACTTGAACCCAAACGAAGCAAACAAGCTGGTGGAGAACCAAACAG GAGGCGTGGCCGTCAAGCTCAGCGAAGGAATTCAAATCCCCCAGCCACAAAATTACGCCGAAAACTATGATGAATTTGCTTCGACTTTAACAACAGCAGTCGAGTTTACATCACTTGAACAAGTCGGACTCAGTTTCAAGCACGTCAAGCTTGGTGGAAATGCAGTGTTCCAGCCTGCCTACGTGACGGATTTGGTTCAAGTGGCTTACGTTATCAAAGGCAGCGGAAGGGTCCAATTTGCCGGTGCCAACGGTGAGAAATTGCTCGACGCGACAGTGAAGGCAGGTGAATTGTTTGTGGTTCCGCGGTTTGTTGTGGCAATAGAAATTGCAGATGCGCAAGGAATGGAGTATTTATCAGTCTTAACATCGTCAAA GCCTGTGATTTGGGAGTTAAGTGGCAAGACATCAATTTGGAAAGCTTTCTCCCCTGTGATTCTGCAAGCTTCTCTGTCTGTCAGTCCAGAGTTTGCCCACATTTTCTTGGCCAACACGGTTCCCATGCCTACGAAGATTGAACTCTAA
- the LOC131308797 gene encoding phosphatidylinositol 4-phosphate 5-kinase 8 isoform X1 — translation MVRSICCRSEKLFLEGDSYVGNFKGIFPHRRGRYTWSDGTVYEGEWEEGKMTGKGQIFWPSGATYEGDFSGGYLHGFGTLTCSDGSIYRGDWRMNVQHGLGRKEYCNSDVYDGSWKEGVYEGSGWYSWSNGNTYIGNWKGGKMCGRGVMKWENGDRFDGFWLNGFRHGSGCYRFADGSYYFGTWTTGLKDGQGTYYPAGSKHPSLRRLCSFDRDKGKRKELLSHSSSQDLQDRVTSPGVKRSLSEKISISSVVRGSGRISHRTASLDGGSSSRDSIREFSSCDTSHMLSHSSDGGEHDMLDNTTVVFDREYMQGVLIKERIRRSTFKSKQRRKHHTKEVKKRSCVDIFEGHKSYYLRLNLQLGIRYTVGKITPVPMREVRASDFGERARIQMYFPRKGSQFTPSHHSIDFYWKDYCPMVFRNLREMFKLDAAEYMMSICGDDGLRELSSPGKSGSIFYISHDDRFFIKTLRRSELKILLKMLPRYYEHVLDYENTLITKFFGLHQITLLCGRKVRFVVMGNMFCTELRIHSRFDLKGSTLGRTTNQDEINQNTTLKDQDLPYEFHMDKLLRESLFKQLKLDCTFLESQQIIDYSLLLGLHFRAPEQLNALLEPPNALLKHQTSHETDGSNSQEISIPPKALLLVTHEPSSVNTAPGPHCRGQTLRAFSVGDKEVDLLLPGTARLRVQLGVNMPAQANRKLLQEETDSVEVELFEVYDVVIYLGIIDILQNYNMKKKIEHAYKSLQHDPTSISSVDPKTYSKRFIGFLDKVVFPDRNNPEGG, via the exons ATGGTCCGATCAATCTGTTGCAG GAGCGAAAAACTCTTCTTAGAAGGAGACAGCTATGTTGGTAATTTCAAGGGAATCTTTCCCCATCGCAGAGGTAGGTACACTTGGTCGGATGGAACGGTGTACGAGGGTGAGTGGGAAGAGGGAAAAATGACTGGGAAAGGACAGATTTTCTGGCCTTCAGGTGCAACTTATGAGGGTGACTTCTCTGGGGGTTACCTTCACGGTTTTGGCACCTTAACCTGTTCTGATGGGTCTATCTACAGAGGTGACTGGAGGATGAATGTTCAACACGGACTTGGTAGAAAAGAGTACTGTAATTCTGATGTTTACGATGGTTCATGGAAAGAGGGAGTGTATGAAGGCAGTGGTTGGTATTCATGGAGTAATGGTAACACGTATATTGGAAATTGGAAGGGTGGGAAAATGTGTGGAAGAGGGGTTATGAAATGGGAAAATGGAGATCGTTTTGATGGGTTTTGGTTGAATGGGTTTAGACATGGTTCAGGATGTTACAGGTTTGCAGATGGTAGTTATTATTTCGGGACATGGACTACGGGCCTAAAGGATGGCCAAGGAACATACTATCCTGCTGGAAGCAAACATCCGTCACTACGAAGGTTGTGTAGCTTTGACAGAGACAAGGGCAAGAGGAAAGAGTTGCTATCTCATAGTTCATCCCAGGATTTGCAGGACAGGGTTACAAGTCCTGGCGTCAAGCGTAGTCTTTCTGAGAAGATTTCTATTAGCAGTGTTGTAAGAGGTTCTGGTCGAATATCACACAGGACTGCATCACTGGATGGGGGTTCGAGTAGTCGCGATTCCATCAGAGAGTTTTCATCTTGTGACACTTCACACATGTTATCTCATTCCTCTGATGGAGGTGAGCATGACATGCTGGATAATACTACTGTTGTATTTGATAGGGAATACATGCAAGGAGTGTTGATTAAAGAGAGGATTCGAAGAAGTACATTCAAAAGTAAACAGCGGAGAAAACATCATACGAAAGAAGTGAAAAAGAGGTCATGTGTGGACATTTTTGAAGGTCATAAGAGTTACTATTTAAGGCTTAATCTGCAACTTGGTATCAG GTACACTGTTGGAAAGATTACCCCAGTACCAATGCGTGAAGTGAGAGCTTCAGATTTTGGAGAACGAGCTAGAATACAAATGTATTTTCCAAGGAAGGGCTCCCAGTTTACACCTTCGCATCATTCTATTGACTTCTATTGGAAGGACTACTGCCCTATGGTATTCAG GAACTTGAGGGAGATGTTCAAGCTCGATGCTGCAGAGTACATGATGTCCATCTGTGGTGACGATGGTCTAAGGGAACTTTCTTCTCCAGGGAAAAGTGGCAGCATTTTCTATATTTCTCATGATGATAGATTCTTCATTAAGACTTTACGAAGATCTGAACTGAAG ATTCTATTGAAGATGCTTCCTAGATATTATGAACATGTACTAGACTATGAGAACACCCTGATAACAAAATTTTTTGGCCTCCATCAAATAACGTTGCTATGTGGGAGGAAG GTAAGGTTTGTAGTCATGGGGAATATGTTTTGCACTGAATTGCGAATACATAGTCGTTTCGATTTGAAGGGTTCAACGTTGGGAAGAACCACAAATCAGGATGAGATCAACCAGAATACcactttgaaagatcaagactTGCCCTATGAATTTCATATGGACAAATTACTCCGCGAGTCACTTTTTAA ACAACTGAAGCTAGACTGCACGTTCCTTGAATCTCAACAGATAATTGACTACAGCCTTCTATTGGGATTACATTTTAGAGCTCCTGAACAACTGAATGCGCTCTTGGAACCCCCCAATGCACTGCTCAAGCATCAAACCTCGCATGAAACTGATG GTTCAAACTCGCAAGAGATCTCGATTCCTCCAAAGGCTCTGCTCCTAGTTACTCATGAACCCAGCTCTGTCAACACTGCTCCAGGACCTCATTGTAGAGGGCAGACTTTGAGAGCATTTTCGGTTGGAGACAAAGAAGTTGATCTTCTTCTGCCTGGAACTGCAAG GTTGCGAGTGCAATTAGGAGTGAACATGCCAGCACAAGCAAATCGCAAGCTTCTGCAGGAAGAGACCGATTCAGTGGAGGTGGAACTCTTTGAGGTTTACGATGTTGTTATTTATCTGGGCATAATAGATATATTGCAGAACTACAACATGAAGAAGAAAATAGAGCACGCGTACAAATCGCTGCAACATGATCCTACGTCGATCTCTTCTGTCGATCCCAAGACGTATTCCAAGCGTTTCATTGGTTTTCTGGATAAAGTGGTTTTCCCTGATCGGAATAATCCTGAAGGTGGgtaa
- the LOC131308797 gene encoding phosphatidylinositol 4-phosphate 5-kinase 8 isoform X2, translated as MESSERSEKLFLEGDSYVGNFKGIFPHRRGRYTWSDGTVYEGEWEEGKMTGKGQIFWPSGATYEGDFSGGYLHGFGTLTCSDGSIYRGDWRMNVQHGLGRKEYCNSDVYDGSWKEGVYEGSGWYSWSNGNTYIGNWKGGKMCGRGVMKWENGDRFDGFWLNGFRHGSGCYRFADGSYYFGTWTTGLKDGQGTYYPAGSKHPSLRRLCSFDRDKGKRKELLSHSSSQDLQDRVTSPGVKRSLSEKISISSVVRGSGRISHRTASLDGGSSSRDSIREFSSCDTSHMLSHSSDGGEHDMLDNTTVVFDREYMQGVLIKERIRRSTFKSKQRRKHHTKEVKKRSCVDIFEGHKSYYLRLNLQLGIRYTVGKITPVPMREVRASDFGERARIQMYFPRKGSQFTPSHHSIDFYWKDYCPMVFRNLREMFKLDAAEYMMSICGDDGLRELSSPGKSGSIFYISHDDRFFIKTLRRSELKILLKMLPRYYEHVLDYENTLITKFFGLHQITLLCGRKVRFVVMGNMFCTELRIHSRFDLKGSTLGRTTNQDEINQNTTLKDQDLPYEFHMDKLLRESLFKQLKLDCTFLESQQIIDYSLLLGLHFRAPEQLNALLEPPNALLKHQTSHETDGSNSQEISIPPKALLLVTHEPSSVNTAPGPHCRGQTLRAFSVGDKEVDLLLPGTARLRVQLGVNMPAQANRKLLQEETDSVEVELFEVYDVVIYLGIIDILQNYNMKKKIEHAYKSLQHDPTSISSVDPKTYSKRFIGFLDKVVFPDRNNPEGG; from the exons ATGGAGAGCAGCGAaag GAGCGAAAAACTCTTCTTAGAAGGAGACAGCTATGTTGGTAATTTCAAGGGAATCTTTCCCCATCGCAGAGGTAGGTACACTTGGTCGGATGGAACGGTGTACGAGGGTGAGTGGGAAGAGGGAAAAATGACTGGGAAAGGACAGATTTTCTGGCCTTCAGGTGCAACTTATGAGGGTGACTTCTCTGGGGGTTACCTTCACGGTTTTGGCACCTTAACCTGTTCTGATGGGTCTATCTACAGAGGTGACTGGAGGATGAATGTTCAACACGGACTTGGTAGAAAAGAGTACTGTAATTCTGATGTTTACGATGGTTCATGGAAAGAGGGAGTGTATGAAGGCAGTGGTTGGTATTCATGGAGTAATGGTAACACGTATATTGGAAATTGGAAGGGTGGGAAAATGTGTGGAAGAGGGGTTATGAAATGGGAAAATGGAGATCGTTTTGATGGGTTTTGGTTGAATGGGTTTAGACATGGTTCAGGATGTTACAGGTTTGCAGATGGTAGTTATTATTTCGGGACATGGACTACGGGCCTAAAGGATGGCCAAGGAACATACTATCCTGCTGGAAGCAAACATCCGTCACTACGAAGGTTGTGTAGCTTTGACAGAGACAAGGGCAAGAGGAAAGAGTTGCTATCTCATAGTTCATCCCAGGATTTGCAGGACAGGGTTACAAGTCCTGGCGTCAAGCGTAGTCTTTCTGAGAAGATTTCTATTAGCAGTGTTGTAAGAGGTTCTGGTCGAATATCACACAGGACTGCATCACTGGATGGGGGTTCGAGTAGTCGCGATTCCATCAGAGAGTTTTCATCTTGTGACACTTCACACATGTTATCTCATTCCTCTGATGGAGGTGAGCATGACATGCTGGATAATACTACTGTTGTATTTGATAGGGAATACATGCAAGGAGTGTTGATTAAAGAGAGGATTCGAAGAAGTACATTCAAAAGTAAACAGCGGAGAAAACATCATACGAAAGAAGTGAAAAAGAGGTCATGTGTGGACATTTTTGAAGGTCATAAGAGTTACTATTTAAGGCTTAATCTGCAACTTGGTATCAG GTACACTGTTGGAAAGATTACCCCAGTACCAATGCGTGAAGTGAGAGCTTCAGATTTTGGAGAACGAGCTAGAATACAAATGTATTTTCCAAGGAAGGGCTCCCAGTTTACACCTTCGCATCATTCTATTGACTTCTATTGGAAGGACTACTGCCCTATGGTATTCAG GAACTTGAGGGAGATGTTCAAGCTCGATGCTGCAGAGTACATGATGTCCATCTGTGGTGACGATGGTCTAAGGGAACTTTCTTCTCCAGGGAAAAGTGGCAGCATTTTCTATATTTCTCATGATGATAGATTCTTCATTAAGACTTTACGAAGATCTGAACTGAAG ATTCTATTGAAGATGCTTCCTAGATATTATGAACATGTACTAGACTATGAGAACACCCTGATAACAAAATTTTTTGGCCTCCATCAAATAACGTTGCTATGTGGGAGGAAG GTAAGGTTTGTAGTCATGGGGAATATGTTTTGCACTGAATTGCGAATACATAGTCGTTTCGATTTGAAGGGTTCAACGTTGGGAAGAACCACAAATCAGGATGAGATCAACCAGAATACcactttgaaagatcaagactTGCCCTATGAATTTCATATGGACAAATTACTCCGCGAGTCACTTTTTAA ACAACTGAAGCTAGACTGCACGTTCCTTGAATCTCAACAGATAATTGACTACAGCCTTCTATTGGGATTACATTTTAGAGCTCCTGAACAACTGAATGCGCTCTTGGAACCCCCCAATGCACTGCTCAAGCATCAAACCTCGCATGAAACTGATG GTTCAAACTCGCAAGAGATCTCGATTCCTCCAAAGGCTCTGCTCCTAGTTACTCATGAACCCAGCTCTGTCAACACTGCTCCAGGACCTCATTGTAGAGGGCAGACTTTGAGAGCATTTTCGGTTGGAGACAAAGAAGTTGATCTTCTTCTGCCTGGAACTGCAAG GTTGCGAGTGCAATTAGGAGTGAACATGCCAGCACAAGCAAATCGCAAGCTTCTGCAGGAAGAGACCGATTCAGTGGAGGTGGAACTCTTTGAGGTTTACGATGTTGTTATTTATCTGGGCATAATAGATATATTGCAGAACTACAACATGAAGAAGAAAATAGAGCACGCGTACAAATCGCTGCAACATGATCCTACGTCGATCTCTTCTGTCGATCCCAAGACGTATTCCAAGCGTTTCATTGGTTTTCTGGATAAAGTGGTTTTCCCTGATCGGAATAATCCTGAAGGTGGgtaa